One window from the genome of Prinia subflava isolate CZ2003 ecotype Zambia chromosome 2, Cam_Psub_1.2, whole genome shotgun sequence encodes:
- the TMEM17 gene encoding transmembrane protein 17, with protein sequence MARPEGPPTLPEPLRRRLVSFSSSVFSDSARSALGDSPRAPPGFPGYRADCEILSSLPLQMSLYFNVYFFPFWWLVTVAILYLKYPDLSDYYKFILVTIMILVSLTELIRLYLGYVGNLLEKVPELAGFWLLTLLPQLPVILFLLFNEALKIHSLERAFHIIFAAFLCFQAAAAFVALRRMVNTLAARFPRTEFHRLEEQRPAPAAPGPAAGSPARGW encoded by the exons ATGGCGCGGCCTGAGGGGCCGCCGACGCTGCCGGAGCCGCTGCGGCGGCGCCTCgtctccttcagcagctccGTGTTCAGCGACAGCGCCCGCAGCGCCCTCGGCGACagcccccgcgcccccccggGCTTCCCGGGCTACCGCGCAG ATTGTGAAATCCTTTCCAGTTTGCCACTGCAGATGTCCCTCTATTTCaatgtttatttcttccccttctGGTGGCTCGTCACAGTTGCCATCCTCTACCTGAAG TATCCAGACTTATCAGATTATTACAAGTTCATCCTGGTCACCATCATGATCCTGGTCTCTCTGACAGAGCTCATTAGACTCTACCTGGGATATGTGGGCAATCTCCTGGAGAAA GTGCCTGAGCTGGCTGGGTTCTGGCTCCTGACCCTCCTCCCGCAGCTGCCAGTGAttctcttcctgctcttcaACGAAGCTCTGAAGATCCACTCGCTGGAGCGAGCCTTCCACATCATCTTCGCCGCCTTCCTGTGCTTCCAGGCGGCGGCGGCGTTCGTGGCGCTGCGCAGGATGGTGAACACGCTGGCCGCCCGCTTCCCCCGCACCGAGTTCCACCGCCTGGAGGAGCagcgccccgcgcccgccgcccccggcccggccgcggggagCCCCGCCCGGGGATGGTAG